Proteins found in one Exiguobacterium sp. 9-2 genomic segment:
- a CDS encoding helix-turn-helix domain-containing protein, which yields MKEGIQPIGQYGQRIRTLRERHQLDQHTLAELTKMTLEMIRCIENSIVDPSFLMIERLVRALQILLDHLLRHIYIWSSEVICQHDRTTLIDIPSS from the coding sequence ATGAAAGAAGGGATTCAACCGATCGGGCAGTACGGTCAGCGGATTCGTACATTACGAGAACGTCATCAGTTAGATCAGCATACATTAGCTGAATTGACTAAAATGACACTTGAGATGATTCGATGTATCGAAAATAGCATTGTGGATCCGTCTTTTTTGATGATTGAGCGGCTGGTCCGTGCTTTGCAGATTCTTTTGGATCATTTGTTACGGCATATTTATATTTGGTCATCTGAAGTCATCTGTCAGCACGATCGTACGACCTTGATCGACATCCCGTCGAGTTAA
- the queE gene encoding 7-carboxy-7-deazaguanine synthase QueE, whose translation MSALTKTPKIPVLEIFGPTFQGEGRSIGQKTMFVRTGGCDYSCSWCDSAFTWDGSEKPELLTAETIMERLDALGSYGHVTISGGNPLLHASIGTLVEALKERNITMSVETQGSYWQNWLLDIDDVTLSPKPPSSGMNIDFDRLDVFFKRLPEQQRAVKIVIFDEADLDFAAMISERYALKTLYLSLGNPDPHEEGTIAPRMLHDLKTLWERVARDERFNHARVLPQLHALVFANDRGV comes from the coding sequence ATGAGTGCCTTAACGAAAACGCCAAAAATTCCGGTTCTCGAGATTTTCGGACCAACGTTCCAAGGGGAAGGACGATCAATCGGTCAAAAGACGATGTTCGTCCGAACCGGTGGCTGCGACTATTCCTGTTCATGGTGTGACTCCGCCTTCACATGGGATGGTTCTGAAAAACCTGAACTCTTGACGGCAGAGACGATCATGGAACGCCTCGATGCACTCGGCTCTTACGGACATGTCACGATTTCTGGTGGGAACCCGTTACTTCATGCTTCGATCGGTACGCTGGTTGAGGCATTAAAAGAACGAAACATCACGATGTCGGTTGAGACACAAGGTTCTTACTGGCAAAATTGGTTACTTGATATCGATGACGTCACACTCAGTCCTAAACCGCCTTCAAGTGGCATGAACATCGATTTTGATCGTTTGGATGTTTTTTTCAAGCGTCTACCAGAACAACAGCGTGCCGTTAAAATCGTCATTTTTGATGAAGCAGATCTTGATTTCGCGGCGATGATTTCAGAGCGATATGCCTTAAAAACGCTCTATCTATCACTCGGAAATCCGGATCCGCACGAAGAAGGTACGATCGCCCCACGGATGCTACACGATTTAAAAACACTTTGGGAACGCGTTGCTCGTGATGAACGTTTTAATCACGCACGTGTCCTACCACAACTACACGCCCTCGTTTTCGCGAACGATCGTGGCGTCTAA
- the queF gene encoding preQ(1) synthase, which translates to MRPEDLNDLSLLGQKAVPYIFEYQPEVLEAFPNRHPENDYFVKFNAPEFTSLCPITNQPDFATIYISYIPDEKLVESKSLKLYLFSFRNHGDFHENCINVIGKDLVKLMEPRYLEVWGKFTPRGGISIDPYYNYGKPGTKYERMAEHRLFNHDLYPETVDNR; encoded by the coding sequence ATGCGCCCTGAAGATCTAAACGACTTATCGTTACTCGGCCAAAAAGCCGTTCCATACATTTTCGAATATCAACCAGAAGTACTCGAAGCGTTTCCGAACCGCCATCCGGAAAATGATTACTTCGTAAAATTCAATGCACCAGAATTTACGAGCCTTTGCCCGATTACGAATCAACCGGACTTCGCGACGATCTACATTTCGTATATCCCGGATGAAAAACTCGTCGAATCGAAATCACTTAAATTGTATCTATTCAGCTTCCGTAATCACGGTGATTTCCACGAGAACTGCATCAACGTCATCGGGAAAGATCTCGTGAAATTGATGGAACCGCGCTACCTCGAAGTGTGGGGGAAATTTACGCCACGTGGGGGAATTTCGATTGACCCGTACTACAACTACGGAAAACCTGGTACAAAATATGAACGAATGGCAGAACATCGTCTATTCAATCACGATCTCTATCCTGAGACTGTCGATAATCGTTAA
- a CDS encoding PTS transporter subunit IIBC: protein MILKNAISFDFWQKLGKALMVVIAVMPAAGIMISVGKLIGMYGGDIVLMQTIARIVEDLGWAIITNLHVLFAVAIGGSWAKERAGGAFAALLAFILINRVTGAIFGVNADMIADPKATVNSLLGSELIVKDYFTSVLGAPALNMGVFVGIISGFLGAVLFNKFYNFSKLPDALAFFNGKRFVPFVVIGGSVVAAFALSLVWPFVQGLLNDFGRWIASSRDSAPIIAPFVYGTLERLLLPFGLHHMLTVPMNYTELGGTYKILTGAAQGSTVAGQDPLWLAWITDLVNLKQAGNTQGYNDLINSVVPARFKEGQVVTSLASLIGIAIAMYMSVDEDKKKAYKPVFLSAGLAVFLTGVTEPIEFMFMFIAPVLYVIYAVLTGVAFALADVMHLRIHAFGAIELLTRIPLIAKAGLIGDLIRFIGVCVFFFFLNFFTFRFVIKKFNYATPGRNGNYLDDINVSTTEASGEAAATSAPADGSQASQIIELLGGQQNIEDVDACMTRLRVTVKNPALVAQEADWKANGAIGLILKNNGVQAIYGPKADILKSDIQDRIGA, encoded by the coding sequence ATGATCTTGAAAAATGCTATTTCGTTCGATTTTTGGCAAAAACTCGGTAAAGCGTTGATGGTCGTCATCGCTGTTATGCCTGCTGCAGGAATCATGATCTCGGTCGGGAAACTGATCGGCATGTACGGAGGCGACATCGTATTAATGCAAACGATTGCCCGGATCGTTGAGGATTTAGGTTGGGCTATTATTACGAATCTCCACGTCTTATTCGCCGTCGCGATTGGTGGATCGTGGGCAAAAGAACGTGCTGGTGGTGCGTTCGCAGCGTTACTCGCCTTCATTTTGATCAACCGTGTCACAGGCGCTATCTTTGGCGTCAATGCTGACATGATCGCGGACCCAAAAGCAACGGTCAATTCATTGCTTGGTTCTGAGCTCATCGTAAAAGATTATTTCACTTCAGTTTTAGGGGCACCTGCGCTTAACATGGGGGTCTTCGTCGGAATCATTTCTGGTTTCCTTGGTGCCGTTCTCTTTAATAAATTTTATAACTTCAGTAAATTGCCAGATGCGCTCGCCTTCTTTAACGGAAAACGTTTTGTTCCATTCGTCGTCATCGGTGGATCGGTTGTTGCAGCATTCGCATTGTCACTCGTTTGGCCGTTCGTCCAAGGATTGTTGAATGACTTCGGGCGCTGGATTGCCTCTTCACGTGATTCTGCACCGATCATTGCACCGTTCGTATACGGTACACTGGAACGTCTATTACTTCCGTTCGGTCTGCACCATATGTTGACTGTACCGATGAACTACACGGAATTAGGTGGAACGTACAAAATCTTGACAGGTGCTGCTCAAGGATCGACGGTTGCTGGTCAAGATCCGCTTTGGCTCGCTTGGATCACTGACCTTGTCAACTTAAAGCAAGCCGGTAACACACAAGGATACAATGACTTAATCAACAGTGTCGTTCCTGCCCGCTTCAAAGAAGGACAAGTCGTCACATCACTTGCTTCATTGATCGGTATTGCTATCGCAATGTACATGTCAGTCGATGAAGATAAGAAAAAAGCATACAAACCGGTCTTCCTATCTGCAGGACTTGCTGTCTTCTTGACAGGTGTCACAGAGCCAATCGAGTTCATGTTCATGTTCATCGCTCCTGTTCTTTACGTCATCTATGCTGTACTAACAGGTGTTGCCTTCGCACTAGCAGATGTCATGCATCTTCGGATTCATGCGTTCGGTGCGATCGAACTTCTGACACGCATTCCATTGATTGCAAAAGCTGGTTTGATTGGTGACTTAATTCGTTTCATCGGTGTGTGTGTATTCTTCTTCTTCTTGAACTTCTTTACTTTCCGTTTCGTCATCAAGAAGTTCAACTATGCGACACCAGGTCGTAACGGGAACTATCTGGACGATATCAACGTATCGACTACTGAAGCTTCAGGTGAGGCTGCTGCAACATCCGCTCCTGCCGATGGTTCACAAGCTTCCCAAATCATTGAATTACTGGGTGGACAGCAGAACATCGAAGACGTCGATGCCTGCATGACACGTCTTCGTGTCACCGTTAAGAATCCAGCGCTTGTCGCACAAGAAGCGGACTGGAAAGCAAACGGTGCAATTGGTCTGATCCTTAAGAACAATGGCGTGCAAGCCATCTACGGTCCAAAAGCCGATATCTTAAAATCAGATATCCAAGACCGGATCGGCGCATAA
- a CDS encoding endonuclease/exonuclease/phosphatase family protein, protein MRLLTLNCHSWQEEQPLEKLKQIVQQILAQDYDVIALQEVSQLMDTPIVHDEVRNDNFAYLIQQALKEQGQTYSLIWDFAHIGYDKYEEGLALLTKHPILKSDSYYVSRSQDTLDWKSRKIVRATIQVDGTPITFNTCHLGWWADEVEPFQEQFNHLMARMDPLEWTFFLGDFNNDALERNTGYDYMMQRGLHDVFLLAKETVGIETIDGNIDGWEDNQQGLRIDLVLSNRKIDVERVGVVFDGIHGPVVSDHYGVEVDIRIQKNEN, encoded by the coding sequence ATGCGTCTACTCACATTGAACTGTCATTCGTGGCAAGAAGAACAGCCACTCGAAAAATTAAAGCAGATCGTCCAACAGATCCTCGCACAAGATTATGATGTAATCGCACTGCAAGAAGTCAGTCAATTAATGGATACACCGATCGTCCATGATGAGGTGCGTAATGATAATTTTGCTTATTTAATTCAGCAAGCCTTAAAGGAACAAGGTCAAACCTACTCCCTCATCTGGGATTTTGCCCATATCGGATACGATAAATACGAAGAAGGACTCGCCTTATTGACGAAACACCCGATCTTGAAGTCAGACAGTTATTATGTCAGCCGTAGTCAGGATACACTCGATTGGAAATCACGGAAAATCGTCCGTGCCACGATCCAAGTCGACGGAACACCCATCACGTTCAATACCTGTCATCTCGGCTGGTGGGCAGATGAAGTCGAGCCGTTCCAGGAACAATTCAACCACTTGATGGCTCGGATGGATCCACTTGAATGGACGTTTTTCCTCGGGGATTTCAACAATGATGCCTTAGAACGAAATACAGGGTATGACTATATGATGCAACGAGGATTACATGACGTTTTTCTGCTTGCTAAGGAAACGGTCGGGATTGAAACAATCGATGGCAACATCGATGGATGGGAAGACAATCAACAAGGATTACGCATCGATCTTGTCTTATCGAACCGAAAGATCGATGTCGAGCGCGTCGGTGTCGTCTTCGATGGGATTCACGGACCCGTCGTTTCCGATCACTACGGGGTTGAGGTTGATATTCGGATTCAAAAAAATGAAAATTGA
- the queD gene encoding 6-carboxytetrahydropterin synthase QueD — protein sequence MTFNYEAPETVERPTGDSLIYTKSRVMIVKKLTFDAAHHLYDYDGKCRALHGHTYHVDMGISGFLDHRGMTLDFGDLKKIFKTHLEPLLDHRYLNESLPYMNTTAENMAAWIFETLGQHLPDERGLRVEFVKLYETPTAFAEVRREWMNET from the coding sequence ATGACATTCAATTACGAAGCACCTGAAACGGTCGAGCGCCCGACTGGCGACTCGCTTATCTATACGAAATCTCGCGTCATGATCGTCAAAAAACTGACGTTTGACGCAGCGCACCACCTATATGATTACGATGGGAAATGCCGTGCGCTTCATGGTCATACGTACCATGTCGATATGGGCATCAGTGGTTTTCTTGATCACCGCGGTATGACACTTGATTTTGGTGATCTTAAGAAAATCTTTAAAACACATCTCGAACCACTTCTCGATCACCGTTATTTAAATGAATCATTACCATACATGAATACGACAGCTGAAAACATGGCGGCGTGGATTTTTGAGACGCTCGGACAACACCTTCCAGACGAACGTGGACTTCGTGTCGAATTCGTCAAACTTTATGAGACGCCGACTGCTTTTGCTGAAGTCCGTCGTGAGTGGATGAACGAAACATGA
- a CDS encoding sucrose-specific PTS transporter subunit IIBC → MDYQQTAKRVLELVGGRENIITAAHCATRLRLVLHDESKVDQAALEDLDGVSGAFSSSGQYQIIFGTGTVNKVFAAFAPLAGVKVDGEEPLDVKKAASQKLNPFARLARSLSNVFVPLIPAIVAAGLLMGLLGMIKAFGWVEGDSPIVQLLDMFSSSAFIILPILIGFSAAREFGANPYLGAVIGGIMTHPSLLNPWTLGNSDPEVMKFLGMNIELIGYQGTVFPVLLTVWVMAKIEQQVRKRTPETLDLLVTPFVTVLVTGFLALIVIGPIGTLLGKGISFVLVFFYEQFSVVAGLLFGGLYSTIVITGMHHSFHAIEAGLLADKSIGKNFLLPIWSMANVAQGGAGLAVYFLTKNVKLKALALPSAFSAFLGITEPVIYGVNLRLGKPFIGGAIGGAIGGGYVVLTQVAANAYGLTGIPMIAIVAPLGATNLINYLVGFAIAVVTAFVSTVVLMRLDARKQKETDIAA, encoded by the coding sequence ATGGACTATCAACAAACTGCTAAACGTGTACTTGAACTTGTCGGTGGACGCGAGAACATCATTACTGCCGCTCACTGTGCGACACGCTTACGCCTTGTTTTACATGACGAATCAAAGGTAGATCAAGCGGCACTTGAAGATTTGGATGGTGTAAGTGGTGCCTTCTCGAGCTCTGGTCAATATCAAATCATCTTCGGGACCGGTACCGTTAATAAGGTATTCGCTGCGTTTGCACCACTCGCTGGTGTGAAAGTCGATGGAGAAGAGCCACTCGACGTTAAAAAGGCTGCATCTCAAAAATTAAACCCGTTCGCCCGTCTTGCCCGTTCCCTTTCGAACGTCTTCGTTCCACTCATTCCGGCCATTGTCGCAGCTGGTCTCTTGATGGGATTACTCGGTATGATCAAAGCATTCGGTTGGGTCGAGGGCGATTCGCCGATTGTTCAACTACTTGATATGTTCTCGTCTTCAGCCTTCATCATCTTACCGATTCTGATCGGTTTCTCGGCAGCTCGTGAATTCGGTGCAAATCCGTATCTCGGTGCCGTCATCGGGGGAATCATGACACACCCGTCCCTCTTGAATCCATGGACACTTGGGAACAGTGATCCTGAAGTCATGAAATTCCTCGGAATGAACATCGAGTTAATCGGATACCAAGGAACGGTCTTCCCGGTTCTCTTAACTGTCTGGGTCATGGCAAAGATTGAACAACAAGTCCGGAAACGAACACCTGAAACGCTCGACTTACTCGTCACACCATTCGTTACGGTCCTCGTCACTGGTTTCCTAGCATTGATCGTCATCGGTCCAATCGGAACGTTGCTCGGGAAAGGAATCTCATTCGTACTCGTCTTCTTCTACGAACAGTTCTCAGTCGTCGCTGGTCTCCTCTTTGGTGGACTTTACTCGACGATTGTCATCACTGGGATGCATCACAGTTTCCATGCAATCGAAGCAGGGTTACTTGCCGATAAAAGTATCGGAAAGAACTTCCTTTTACCGATCTGGTCGATGGCGAACGTCGCTCAAGGCGGTGCCGGACTTGCCGTCTACTTCTTGACAAAGAACGTCAAACTCAAAGCACTTGCCCTACCGTCTGCGTTCTCAGCCTTTCTCGGTATCACGGAACCTGTCATCTACGGCGTCAACTTACGTCTTGGAAAACCATTCATCGGTGGTGCAATCGGTGGTGCGATTGGTGGCGGTTATGTCGTCTTGACGCAAGTCGCGGCGAACGCCTACGGACTAACTGGAATCCCGATGATCGCGATCGTCGCCCCGCTCGGTGCAACGAATTTGATCAACTACCTCGTTGGATTCGCGATTGCGGTCGTCACTGCTTTTGTTTCGACTGTCGTCTTGATGCGTCTTGATGCACGTAAACAAAAAGAAACAGACATTGCTGCTTAA